A genomic segment from Clupea harengus unplaced genomic scaffold, Ch_v2.0.2, whole genome shotgun sequence encodes:
- the LOC122129479 gene encoding zinc fingers and homeoboxes protein 1-like, which translates to MASRRKSTTPCMVLPSDVVEQDPDMEAMDAGEGAGMGITEAGPTEGAVPPADLEPEHDGRHFTGEDSFARMKRQSQTAILDPSPPDLTYEGGFSQPDMEDSEDPSASSISLSKTPIMKMKSKSEPKRIAMSLKGADEGDTVPDSDGEPEPMDTSSAVAPIPVEMLSQIHVDPTKSNILVNIPSPLVADAKKTVFNQATVLPAGLAQVLSALQAQQSAQAQLLIPVSSIPTYNTAMDTNAVLANTYKKFPYPSVSEIMGLSAQTKFSEEQIKIWFSAQRLKHGVSWTPEEVEDARRKQFNGTVHTVPQTITVIPAHHLSATNGLQSILQTCQIVGQPGLVLTQVGTTNSLPVSTPITLTVAGVPTQAQAPKVISSQASPAMSETKRATTVQPPSLTPQENSALSADHFGMRPKKSKEQLAELKASYLKNQFASDAEIARLMKLTNLTKGEIKKWFSDTRYNQRNSKNSHVIVFHDNARSNNNSGPIVIDSSDETPQSPTPSPVKEKETRAKTWNPFPDFTLQKFKEKTPEQLVVLEESYQKGDTPTDDELNRLRAETKLTRREIDAWFTEKRKTPSVVASATTADQTDQKGDKSEGESRKGSQTPPGARRSSKDKVTKKTPEQLHVLKSAFVRTQWPTTEEYDKLAEESALPRSYIVNWFGDTRYAWKNGNLKWYFYYQSGNVEGMNGGNKNRKRRVRNRGWGRSRSRRPKKSADLEKPPPIKFKTGKDTLKEYYLKHKFLNEQDLDELVAKSNMSYEQVREWFTEIRRKVDTGVDPFEDTAGAEEPEEEEDESQGESEAVAEAESAATGGGDGDGEGGEGEEDDDDDTDDSETWEPPQTVRKTESGSEEQ; encoded by the coding sequence AACGCCAAAGTCAAACAGCTATCCTGGATCCTTCACCCCCAGACCTCACCTATGAGGGTGGCTTTTCTCAGCCTGATATGGAGGACAGCGAAGACCCGTCAGCGTCCAGCATTTCACTCAGCAAGACCCCGATCATGAAGATGAAGAGCAAATCAGAGCCTAAGAGGATTGCTATGTCACTGAAAGGTGCGGACGAGGGTGACACCGTGCCGGACAGTGATGGTGAACCGGAGCCCATGGACACGTCGTCTGCGGTGGCCCCCATACCTGTCGAGATGCTAAGCCAGATCCATGTAGATCCAACCAAGTCCAATATCCTCGTCAACATTCCCAGTCCTCTGGTGGCCGATGCCAAGAAGACAGTGTTCAACCAGGCCACGGTTCTCCCTGCCGGCCTGGCCCAGGTCCTCTCTGCCTTACAGGCTCAGCAAAGTGCCCAAGCTCAGCTCCTGATCCCCGTCAGCAGCATCCCCACCTACAACACTGCCATGGACACAAACGCAGTCCTGGCCAACACCTACAAGAAGTTCCCATATCCGTCTGTTTCGGAGATCATGGGGCTGTCCGCTCAGACCAAGTTCAGCGAAGAGCAGATCAAAATCTGGTTCTCTGCCCAGCGGCTGAAGCACGGCGTGAGCTGGACCCCCGAGGAGGTGGAGGATGCCAGGCGGAAGCAGTTCAACGGCACCGTGCACACGGTGCCTCAGACCATCACGGTTATTCCAGCTCATCATCTCTCGGCCACCAATGGTTTGCAGTCCATCCTGCAGACGTGCCAGATAGTGGGCCAACCAGGCCTGGTGTTGACTCAGGTGGGCACGACCAACAGCTTACCTGTATCCACCCCTATAACGTTGACCGTGGCAGGGGTCCCCACTCAAGCCCAAGCCCCTAAGGTTATCAGTAGTCAGGCCAGCCCTGCTATGAGCGAGACCAAGAGAGCTACTACGGTCCAGCCCCCATCCCTTACCCCACAGGAGAATTCGGCTCTCAGTGCAGACCACTTTGGTATGAGGCCCAAGAAGTCCAAGGAGCAGCTGGCAGAACTGAAGGCCAGCTACCTAAAAAATCAGTTTGCCAGTGACGCAGAGATCGCTCGTCTGATGAAACTCACGAATTTGACTAAGGGCGAGATCAAGAAGTGGTTCAGTGACACGCGTTACAACCAGCGGAACTCCAAGAACAGTCACGTCATAGTTTTCCATGATAATGCCCGGTCTAACAACAACAGTGGTCCCATTGTCATTGATTCCAGTGATGAGACACCTCAGTCCCCCACACCCTCACCGGTCAAGGAGAAGGAGACGCGTGCAAAGACCTGGAACCCTTTCCCTGACTTCACGCTCCAGAAGTTTAAAGAAAAGACTCCTGAGCAGCTGGTGGTTTTGGAGGAGAGCTACCAGAAAGGTGACACACCCACAGACGATGAGCTGAATAGACTAAGGGCAGAAACCAAACTCACCAGACGAGAGATTGACGCCTGGTTCACAGAAAAACGGAAAACCCCTTCTGTGGTGGCGTCAGCGACAACGGCAGACCAGACTGACCAAAAAGGTGACAAGTCTGAGGGGGAGTCCAGAAAGGGGAGCCAGACTCCACCAGGAGCAAGGCGGTCTAGCAAAGACAAAGTCACGAAGAAAACCCCTGAGCAGTTGCACGTTTTGAAGAGTGCCTTTGTGCGCACGCAGTGGCCGACCACTGAAGAGTACGATAAGCTGGCTGAGGAGAGCGCTTTGCCAAGGTCCTACATAGTCAACTGGTTCGGTGACACCCGGTACGCTTGGAAGAACGGGAACCTCAAGTGGTATTTCTACTACCAGAGTGGGAACGTCGAGGGCATGAACGGCGGTAACAAgaacaggaagaggagggtgcGGAACCGGGGCTGGGGGAGATCCCGCAGCCGGAGGCCCAAGAAGAGCGCCGACCTCGAGAAACCCCCACCAATCAAGTTCAAGACCGGCAAAGATACCCTCAAGGAATACTACCTAAAGCACAAGTTCCTCAATGAGCAAGACTTAGACGAGCTGGTGGCCAAGTCTAACATGAGTTACGAGCAGGTAAGGGAGTGGTTCACCGAGATCCGCAGGAAAGTAGACACAGGCGTGGATCCCTTCGAGGACACAGCTGGAGCGGAGGagccagaagaggaggaggacgagtcGCAGGGAGAAAGCGAGGCGGTAGCCGAAGCCGAAAGCGCTGCTACCGGCGGTGGGGACGGTgacggggaggggggtgagggggaggaagacgacgacgacgacactGACGACAGTGAAACCTGGGAGCCTCCACAGACCGTCAGAAAAACTGAGTCGGGTTCTGAAGAACAGTGA